The following nucleotide sequence is from Saccharothrix texasensis.
CGCTGACCACGCGCTGGTGCGCGAGGTCGAGCGAGAGCAGCGGCTCGTCGCACAGCAGCACCTCGGGGTCGCCGACCAGGGCCTGCGCCACCCGCAGCCGCTGCTGCTCGCCGCCGGAGAGCAGGCCGACGGGCTCGTCGGCGTACCTCGTCGCGCCGACCGACTCCAGCGCCGCGTCCACCCTGGCCCGGCGCTCGCGGCGGCCACCCCAGCCGATGCCCCAGCGGTGCCCGTCCAGGCCGAACCCGACCAGGTCCCGGCCGCGCAGCGCGAGGCTGGAGTCGATCGCCCGCTGCTGCGGGATGTAGCCGATGCGCCGGTTGCCGCCAGCGACCCGGACCGTGCCCGCGGACAGCGGCTGCAGGCCGAGCAGCACCCGGATGAGGCTGGTCTTGCCCGAGCCGTTGGGCCCGAGCACGGCCACGAACTCGCCGGGGGCGACGTCCAGGTCCAGCCCGTCCCACAGCACGCGGTCGCCGTAGGACAGCCGCGCGCCGCGCAACGCG
It contains:
- a CDS encoding metal ABC transporter ATP-binding protein is translated as MTLSGRTAQVADQSTRAAVALRGARLSYGDRVLWDGLDLDVAPGEFVAVLGPNGSGKTSLIRVLLGLQPLSAGTVRVAGGNRRIGYIPQQRAIDSSLALRGRDLVGFGLDGHRWGIGWGGRRERRARVDAALESVGATRYADEPVGLLSGGEQQRLRVAQALVGDPEVLLCDEPLLSLDLAHQRVVSDLIDARRRAEGTAVLFVTHEINPILPLVDRVLYLVEGRFRIGPPAEVMTSRTLTELYRTNVEVVRVRDQIHVVGAQHVCEDEPHHVAG